A single Theropithecus gelada isolate Dixy chromosome 7b, Tgel_1.0, whole genome shotgun sequence DNA region contains:
- the GSTZ1 gene encoding maleylacetoacetate isomerase isoform X3, which yields MQAGKPILYSYFRSSCSWRVRIALALKGIDYETVPINLIKDGGQQFSKDFQALNPMKQVPALKIDGITIHQSLAIIEYLEETRPTPRLLPQDPKKRASVRMISDLIAGGIQPLQNLSVLKQVEEEFQLTWAQNAIISGFNALEQILQSTAGTYCVGDEVTMADLCLVPQVANAERFKVDCTPYPTISSINKRLLVLEAFQVTHPCRQPDTPTELRA from the exons ATGCAGGCGGGGAAG cccaTCCTCTATTCCTATTTCCGAAGCTCCTGCTCATGGAGAGTTCGAATTG CTCTGGCCTTGAAAGGCATTGACTATGAGACAGTGCCCATCAATCTCATAAAGGATGGGGGCCAACAG TTCTCTAAGGACTTCCAGGCACTGAATCCCATGAAGCAGGTGCCAGCCCTGAAGATTGATGGAATCACCATTCACCAGTCA CTGGCCATCATTGAGTATCTAGAGGAGACGCGTCCCACTCCGCGACTTCTGCCTCAGGACCCAAAGAAGAGGGCCAGCGTGCGTATGATTTCTGACCTCATTGCTGGTGGCATCCAGCCCCTGCAG AACCTGTCTGTCCTGAAGCAAGTGGAAGAGGAGTTCCAGCTGACCTGGGCTCAGAACGCCATCATTTCTGGATTTAACG CCCTGGAGCAGATCCTACAGAGCACAGCAGGCACATACTGTGTAGGAGATGAG GTGACCATGGCTGATCTGTGCTTGGTGCCTCAGGTGGCAAATGCTGAAAG ATTCAAGGTGGATTGCACCCCCTACCCTACCATCAGCTCCATAAACAAGAGGCTGCTGGTCCTGGAGGCCTTCCAGGTGACTCACCCCTGCCGGCAGCCGGATACACCCACCGAGCTGAGGGCCTAG
- the GSTZ1 gene encoding maleylacetoacetate isomerase isoform X5, whose amino-acid sequence MQAGKPILYSYFRSSCSWRVRIALALKGIDYETVPINLIKDGGQQFSKDFQALNPMKQVPALKIDGITIHQSNLSVLKQVEEEFQLTWAQNAIISGFNALEQILQSTAGTYCVGDEVTMADLCLVPQVANAERFKVDCTPYPTISSINKRLLVLEAFQVTHPCRQPDTPTELRA is encoded by the exons ATGCAGGCGGGGAAG cccaTCCTCTATTCCTATTTCCGAAGCTCCTGCTCATGGAGAGTTCGAATTG CTCTGGCCTTGAAAGGCATTGACTATGAGACAGTGCCCATCAATCTCATAAAGGATGGGGGCCAACAG TTCTCTAAGGACTTCCAGGCACTGAATCCCATGAAGCAGGTGCCAGCCCTGAAGATTGATGGAATCACCATTCACCAGTCA AACCTGTCTGTCCTGAAGCAAGTGGAAGAGGAGTTCCAGCTGACCTGGGCTCAGAACGCCATCATTTCTGGATTTAACG CCCTGGAGCAGATCCTACAGAGCACAGCAGGCACATACTGTGTAGGAGATGAG GTGACCATGGCTGATCTGTGCTTGGTGCCTCAGGTGGCAAATGCTGAAAG ATTCAAGGTGGATTGCACCCCCTACCCTACCATCAGCTCCATAAACAAGAGGCTGCTGGTCCTGGAGGCCTTCCAGGTGACTCACCCCTGCCGGCAGCCGGATACACCCACCGAGCTGAGGGCCTAG
- the GSTZ1 gene encoding maleylacetoacetate isomerase isoform X4, with protein sequence MQAGKPILYSYFRSSCSWRVRIALALKGIDYETVPINLIKDGGQQFSKDFQALNPMKQLAIIEYLEETRPTPRLLPQDPKKRASVRMISDLIAGGIQPLQNLSVLKQVEEEFQLTWAQNAIISGFNALEQILQSTAGTYCVGDEVTMADLCLVPQVANAERFKVDCTPYPTISSINKRLLVLEAFQVTHPCRQPDTPTELRA encoded by the exons ATGCAGGCGGGGAAG cccaTCCTCTATTCCTATTTCCGAAGCTCCTGCTCATGGAGAGTTCGAATTG CTCTGGCCTTGAAAGGCATTGACTATGAGACAGTGCCCATCAATCTCATAAAGGATGGGGGCCAACAG TTCTCTAAGGACTTCCAGGCACTGAATCCCATGAAGCAG CTGGCCATCATTGAGTATCTAGAGGAGACGCGTCCCACTCCGCGACTTCTGCCTCAGGACCCAAAGAAGAGGGCCAGCGTGCGTATGATTTCTGACCTCATTGCTGGTGGCATCCAGCCCCTGCAG AACCTGTCTGTCCTGAAGCAAGTGGAAGAGGAGTTCCAGCTGACCTGGGCTCAGAACGCCATCATTTCTGGATTTAACG CCCTGGAGCAGATCCTACAGAGCACAGCAGGCACATACTGTGTAGGAGATGAG GTGACCATGGCTGATCTGTGCTTGGTGCCTCAGGTGGCAAATGCTGAAAG ATTCAAGGTGGATTGCACCCCCTACCCTACCATCAGCTCCATAAACAAGAGGCTGCTGGTCCTGGAGGCCTTCCAGGTGACTCACCCCTGCCGGCAGCCGGATACACCCACCGAGCTGAGGGCCTAG
- the GSTZ1 gene encoding maleylacetoacetate isomerase isoform X2, with protein MTESGKPILYSYFRSSCSWRVRIALALKGIDYETVPINLIKDGGQQFSKDFQALNPMKQVPALKIDGITIHQSLAIIEYLEETRPTPRLLPQDPKKRASVRMISDLIAGGIQPLQNLSVLKQVEEEFQLTWAQNAIISGFNALEQILQSTAGTYCVGDEVTMADLCLVPQVANAERFKVDCTPYPTISSINKRLLVLEAFQVTHPCRQPDTPTELRA; from the exons ATGACAGAGTCTGGCAAG cccaTCCTCTATTCCTATTTCCGAAGCTCCTGCTCATGGAGAGTTCGAATTG CTCTGGCCTTGAAAGGCATTGACTATGAGACAGTGCCCATCAATCTCATAAAGGATGGGGGCCAACAG TTCTCTAAGGACTTCCAGGCACTGAATCCCATGAAGCAGGTGCCAGCCCTGAAGATTGATGGAATCACCATTCACCAGTCA CTGGCCATCATTGAGTATCTAGAGGAGACGCGTCCCACTCCGCGACTTCTGCCTCAGGACCCAAAGAAGAGGGCCAGCGTGCGTATGATTTCTGACCTCATTGCTGGTGGCATCCAGCCCCTGCAG AACCTGTCTGTCCTGAAGCAAGTGGAAGAGGAGTTCCAGCTGACCTGGGCTCAGAACGCCATCATTTCTGGATTTAACG CCCTGGAGCAGATCCTACAGAGCACAGCAGGCACATACTGTGTAGGAGATGAG GTGACCATGGCTGATCTGTGCTTGGTGCCTCAGGTGGCAAATGCTGAAAG ATTCAAGGTGGATTGCACCCCCTACCCTACCATCAGCTCCATAAACAAGAGGCTGCTGGTCCTGGAGGCCTTCCAGGTGACTCACCCCTGCCGGCAGCCGGATACACCCACCGAGCTGAGGGCCTAG
- the GSTZ1 gene encoding maleylacetoacetate isomerase isoform X1: protein MTESGKVRKALTDWLPLWGPLGPQELKPAQFWSQGTSRASQRARSLDLSCPDAGLREEAWQDRKKRLTPPELEPTQHVLTRAFILSPQPILYSYFRSSCSWRVRIALALKGIDYETVPINLIKDGGQQFSKDFQALNPMKQVPALKIDGITIHQSLAIIEYLEETRPTPRLLPQDPKKRASVRMISDLIAGGIQPLQNLSVLKQVEEEFQLTWAQNAIISGFNALEQILQSTAGTYCVGDEVTMADLCLVPQVANAERFKVDCTPYPTISSINKRLLVLEAFQVTHPCRQPDTPTELRA from the exons ATGACAGAGTCTGGCAAGGTAAGGAAGGCACTCACAGACTGGCTGCCCCTTTGGGGGCCTCTTGGACCTCAGGAGCTCAAACCAGCACAATTTTGGAGCCAAGGGACCTCACGAGCCTCTCAGAGAGCTCGGAGTCTTGACCTGAGTTGCCCAGATGCAGGCCTGAGAGAGGAGGCCTGGCAGGATAGGAAGAAACGGTTGACTCCTCCCGAGCTGGAGCCCACCCAGCATGTGTTAACACGCGCCttcatcctctctcctcagcccaTCCTCTATTCCTATTTCCGAAGCTCCTGCTCATGGAGAGTTCGAATTG CTCTGGCCTTGAAAGGCATTGACTATGAGACAGTGCCCATCAATCTCATAAAGGATGGGGGCCAACAG TTCTCTAAGGACTTCCAGGCACTGAATCCCATGAAGCAGGTGCCAGCCCTGAAGATTGATGGAATCACCATTCACCAGTCA CTGGCCATCATTGAGTATCTAGAGGAGACGCGTCCCACTCCGCGACTTCTGCCTCAGGACCCAAAGAAGAGGGCCAGCGTGCGTATGATTTCTGACCTCATTGCTGGTGGCATCCAGCCCCTGCAG AACCTGTCTGTCCTGAAGCAAGTGGAAGAGGAGTTCCAGCTGACCTGGGCTCAGAACGCCATCATTTCTGGATTTAACG CCCTGGAGCAGATCCTACAGAGCACAGCAGGCACATACTGTGTAGGAGATGAG GTGACCATGGCTGATCTGTGCTTGGTGCCTCAGGTGGCAAATGCTGAAAG ATTCAAGGTGGATTGCACCCCCTACCCTACCATCAGCTCCATAAACAAGAGGCTGCTGGTCCTGGAGGCCTTCCAGGTGACTCACCCCTGCCGGCAGCCGGATACACCCACCGAGCTGAGGGCCTAG
- the GSTZ1 gene encoding maleylacetoacetate isomerase isoform X6: protein MKQVPALKIDGITIHQSLAIIEYLEETRPTPRLLPQDPKKRASVRMISDLIAGGIQPLQNLSVLKQVEEEFQLTWAQNAIISGFNALEQILQSTAGTYCVGDEVTMADLCLVPQVANAERFKVDCTPYPTISSINKRLLVLEAFQVTHPCRQPDTPTELRA, encoded by the exons ATGAAGCAGGTGCCAGCCCTGAAGATTGATGGAATCACCATTCACCAGTCA CTGGCCATCATTGAGTATCTAGAGGAGACGCGTCCCACTCCGCGACTTCTGCCTCAGGACCCAAAGAAGAGGGCCAGCGTGCGTATGATTTCTGACCTCATTGCTGGTGGCATCCAGCCCCTGCAG AACCTGTCTGTCCTGAAGCAAGTGGAAGAGGAGTTCCAGCTGACCTGGGCTCAGAACGCCATCATTTCTGGATTTAACG CCCTGGAGCAGATCCTACAGAGCACAGCAGGCACATACTGTGTAGGAGATGAG GTGACCATGGCTGATCTGTGCTTGGTGCCTCAGGTGGCAAATGCTGAAAG ATTCAAGGTGGATTGCACCCCCTACCCTACCATCAGCTCCATAAACAAGAGGCTGCTGGTCCTGGAGGCCTTCCAGGTGACTCACCCCTGCCGGCAGCCGGATACACCCACCGAGCTGAGGGCCTAG
- the TMED8 gene encoding protein TMED8 isoform X3 has translation MVSPVSKDATEDLRKATGALEAQALVKQDLLSADQAQVLNEMAKYQVPQRSGDIVMIQSEHTGAIDVLSADLESADLLGDHRKVSPPLMAPPCIWTFAKVKEFKSKLGKEKNSRLVVKRGEVVTIRVPTHPEGKRVCWEFATDDYDIGFGVYFDWTPVTSTDITVQVSDSSDDEDEEEEEEEEIEEPVPAGDVERGSRSSLRGRYGEVMPVYRRDSHRDVQAGSHDYPGEGIYLLKFDNSYSLLRNKTLYFHIYYTS, from the exons ATGGTATCTCCAGTAAGTAAGGATGCCACGGAAGATCTGCGGAAAGCAACTGGTGCCTTGGAGGCTCAGGCTTTGGTGAAACAGGATTTGCTGTCTGCAGACCAGGCCCAGGTCCTCAATGAG ATGGCCAAGTATCAAGTTCCACAGAGGTCTGGGGACATCGTTATGATCCAATCTGAACATACAGGAGCTATAGATGTTCTTTCAGCTGATTTGGAATCTGCAGATCTTCTGGGGGACCACAGGAAAG TCTCCCCACCTCTGATGGCTCCTCCATGCATCTGGACCTTCGCCAAGGTGAAGGAATTCAAAAGCAAGCTGGGCAAAGAGAAGAACAGCCGTCTGGTGGTGAAGCGTGGTGAGGTGGTGACCATCCGGGTACCTACTCATCCAGAGGGGAAGCGTGTCTGCTGGGAGTTTGCAACCGATGACTATGACATTGGCTTTGGAGTTTATTTTGACTGGACCCCTGTAACCAGCACTGACATAACTGTGCAGGTCAGTGATtccagtgatgatgaggatgaagaagaggaagaggaggaagagattgAAG AACCCGTTCCAGCTGGAGATGTGGAGAGAGGCTCCAGGAGCTCCTTGCGGGGTCGCTATGGGGAGGTCATGCCTGTGTACCGGCGGGACAGCCACCGAGACGTGCAGGCTGGCAGCCATGACTACCCTGGTGAGGGCATCTACCTGCTCAAGTTTGACAACTCCTACTCCCTGCTGCGCAACAAGACTCTCTACTTCCACATCTACTACACCAGCTGA